A single window of Bacillota bacterium DNA harbors:
- a CDS encoding ABC transporter permease, whose protein sequence is MQVFKLCLKILKKNLPLMLMYISIFVVVSIIMTFATANEQQKENPFSQAKSNIAFISEENSPLIDGLKQELGKIANFVELPDKTDALQDALYFRVVTYILRIPEGFTESFMKGEDVQVEKTVVPNSYSNTYIDLTIDKYLNIARLYVQQMGDISQESLVRHLKRDLFDGASVELRTTANDSRNNIYLNYYYNYFPYALLYVLILGMAELMLVFNDSDLKKRNACSPLSSKNMNMQFMLANVMFTFVSWLIMVAFCFVLNFKSSFNMNTVYFIINSFVFAISGASMSFLIGNLVKSRGAIAAVSNVVTLGLSFISGVFVPQEFLGSFVLKIASFTPTYWFVRANNMIAGLTQFDFASMEHVLSGMLVQVCFALAFFAVAMVIAKKKRLS, encoded by the coding sequence ATGCAAGTCTTTAAGCTTTGCTTGAAAATATTAAAGAAAAACCTACCGCTTATGCTTATGTATATTTCGATTTTTGTGGTTGTATCAATCATAATGACATTTGCCACGGCAAATGAACAGCAAAAGGAGAACCCTTTCAGCCAGGCAAAAAGCAATATTGCATTTATTAGCGAGGAAAACAGCCCGTTAATAGATGGATTGAAGCAGGAGCTCGGAAAAATTGCTAACTTTGTTGAGCTTCCCGACAAAACCGACGCATTGCAGGATGCCCTGTATTTTAGGGTTGTGACTTACATCCTTCGTATACCTGAGGGTTTTACCGAGAGCTTTATGAAAGGGGAAGATGTACAGGTTGAAAAGACAGTTGTGCCTAACTCTTACAGCAACACATATATCGATTTAACCATTGACAAATACCTGAATATTGCCAGGCTCTATGTGCAGCAAATGGGAGATATTTCGCAGGAATCACTGGTTCGGCATCTGAAGCGGGATTTATTCGACGGTGCGTCCGTAGAACTGAGAACAACTGCCAATGATTCCAGGAACAATATTTACTTGAATTACTATTATAACTATTTTCCGTATGCGCTGTTATATGTTCTTATCCTGGGCATGGCCGAATTAATGCTTGTGTTTAATGACAGTGATTTGAAAAAAAGAAATGCATGCTCACCTTTGAGCTCTAAAAACATGAACATGCAATTCATGCTTGCAAATGTTATGTTTACATTTGTTTCATGGCTGATAATGGTTGCATTCTGCTTCGTGTTAAACTTTAAAAGCAGTTTCAATATGAACACCGTTTACTTTATAATAAACTCCTTTGTTTTTGCCATTTCTGGTGCCAGTATGAGTTTCCTGATCGGAAATTTGGTGAAAAGTAGGGGCGCAATTGCTGCAGTCAGCAATGTTGTGACTCTTGGACTTTCTTTTATCAGTGGAGTTTTTGTGCCCCAGGAGTTTTTAGGGAGTTTTGTTCTAAAGATTGCAAGTTTTACTCCTACCTATTGGTTTGTCAGAGCAAACAACATGATTGCAGGACTGACACAATTCGATTTTGCCAGCATGGAACATGTTTTATCAGGAATGTTGGTGCAGGTTTGCTTTGCATTGGCATTCTTTGCTGTAGCCATGGTTATCGCAAAGAAAAAAAGGTTAAGCTAG